From Gloeocapsa sp. DLM2.Bin57:
ATGATGAGGACTGGCATTCTAAAGTGAATATTCTTAACTCTTTTTAATTCATTTTGTAATATATATGCCAAAGCAGTATTCATTCTGGGAGCGCGGTACACGCTGGTACTACTGTGATATCAGTCAGGACTTATTCAAAAATTGGCTAGTCTGTAGGGTTTGGGGAGATAAAGTATCAAGGCGAGGTGGACGCAAAGAACATTTGTGTGAAAACCTAGAAGAAGCCGAGAAATTATATCAATATGTAGTTAAACGGCGTAAATCACGTAAGTATGAGCAGAAAGAATAAAAAGCTCTTTCAAACGTTCTTTCTCCGCCTTGTAACTTCTCTACTGTGTTAATTACCTTAATACAGGATTCATAATCACGCAAACTGGTTTTAAGCTGAGTTCGTTATACACGGTTGTAGTTGTTCGAGATTAATCATGATCGTTACTCCATTATTAGTTTAAAACGGCGATCGCCGTCTTAGCTCAAAATATTATTTATTATTAGGAAGTTCCCAAGTTTTACGCCACTTATTATAAAACATAACTGCTTCACAACCAGAACATTTTAGAAAATAATTCTTATGCAGTTTTTTTGATTTCGAGGGAATTTCTTTCATTTTTTTTCCACAAGAAGGACAATCTACTTTAGACTCTTTAACAGCAGTATTGTTTTGGCGAGGTAGGCTAGAAGGTTGACTCTCAATAATCTTTAAGGCTTTAACCAATGCTAAAGCAAAATAATTATTATTCCAATTAAGAATATATTGTTCCCAATTTTCTTGTCCTGAAGCAATAGCATCCAGTTTATCTTCCATTTGAGCAGTAAATTCAGCTTCTAACAACTCTGGTAAGGTTTTTTCTAAAAAAGCATCTACTTCTAATCCTAAATTAGTTGCTTGCAGTTGTCGTTTTTGTATTTCAGCATAACCTCGTTCTTTTAAAGTTTTGACTGTAGGTGCAAAAGTAGAAGGTCTCCCAATTCCTCTACGCTCCATTATTTGTACTAATTTAGCTTCACTATAACGAGGTGGTGCTTGAGTTTGTTTCTTTTCATGATTGGCTTGTGTCAGTGTTAAAGATTGTCCTTGGTTTACTTGGGGAAGTACAAAATCGGCGCTCAAATCTTTCCAATACTTACCATAGCCTGCAAATACCACAACTTGTCCTTTCGCTTGCCAGAATACATTACCAGATTGGGTAATAATCTTAGATTTGGTAAGCTGTGCAGGTTTACATTGACTAGCAACGGTTCTCAGCCAGATAAGTAAGTATAACTCAAATTCTTCCTCTGAAACCTCCTGTTTTAATTCTGCTGAGGCTTTACGAATATCTGTAGGTCGAATAGCTTCGTGTGCTTCTTGTGCTGTCTTAGATTGCCGAAATGAAGTAACTTTGTCAGGAACATTTTGAGGATCTTTTTCTGCTAACCATTGTTTGACTGTTGCACAGAATTGGGGGTCTAAATATACCGAATCAGTTCGCATATAAGTGATATATCCCCCTTCATAAAGTTTTTGTGCTACCTGCATAGTTTTCTCAGGACTCCATTTAAGACGACTACCAGAGGCTTGTTGCAGGGAAGAAGTAGTAAAGGGTGGAGGAGGTGTTTTGCTAACTGTTTTACCTTCAACTTTGATAACTTGGTGAGGAAATTGACGCGCAATATCTACTAATCGATTTGCTTCAGCTTGAGTTAAAACTTTGGTGGAGGTAATTTTCTGATTTTCCCCTTCTTCTGCATCGTCTCTGTCTTCAGAAACAGTCTCGTTAGTTAAATTTGCCGAGTTTTCCGCTAAATAATAGGCTTTAAATCCTTCAGCATAAGTTACCGAAACCTGCCAGTAATCTTGAGGTTTGAAGTTTTGAATTTCTCTTTCTCTTTGACAGAGAATATGTAAAGCTGCTGATTGTACTCTACCGATAGATTTTGCCCCATTTCCTAATTTCCAGACTAGGGGTGAGCCTCTAAAACCTACTAATTTATCTAAAACGGAACGAGCTAAAGCAGCATTGACTAAATTTAAGTTTAGTTGACGAGGGCGTTGTAAAGCCGCATTTACCGCAGTAGGGGTAATTTCTCTATAGGTTACACGTTGAGGATTACGAAGATTGAGGACTTCTTGAAGATGCCAAGCGATAATCTCTCCTTCTCTGTCTTCATCGGTAGCTAGAATTACTGTATCTACGTTTCGGACTAGTTGTTTTAATTCGGTTATAATTTTTTGGGCTTGGGTGTTTCTGGGAATAAATCGGCAGAGAATACGATTTTTACTCAACTCGAAACCCAGATTATCTTCTCCGTCTTGGGCAAGTTGACGAATGTGTCCACCACTGGCTTTAACAATGTATTCTTGTCCGAGAATTTGCTTTAATTTTTTAACTTTTCCTGGAGCTTCAATTAGAAATAGTTTTTTAGACATCGGATTAGCCTTATTATCTCTAATATAGATTATATGTTAATTATAAATGATTGCTCATTTTAACTTTTACTAATCTCTTCAGTAAATAACTCTCAAGTTTCTGCTTACAGTAATAACCTTTTATGTCTGTAAATTTAATTTGGCTTGCGCCATTTTTAAAGAAAACAATTTGGTTACATACTATGCTAGCAATAAGTATAAATACTCCTTTTTATCGTCCCTTAGAAAAAGAAGGAGGTCAACTAAGTTATTTTATTTCCGAAGAAGAAAGTGGTAACTGGGAGTTGATTTGGTGTGCAACCAATCCTACCCCAAGTGAAATTAAAGGTTTTCAAGAAGGCAGAATTGAATACAGATTAGCTGTGGTTGAAACTATCCCTTTCTTTTGTTTTCGAGTCTGCCTTGAAGATAAAATTATTATACCTTGGAATGAATGTCCTTTCAATGGCAATCTAATTCCTAAAGGGCGAACTCATTTCAATTTTATCAAAGTTGTACTGGAAACAAATTCGGAAATAAGATTGACAATTCCCCTAATAGTAATAGATTACCAGGATTATCTCGTCAAATCCTTGAGATACAGTAGTTTATCTGTGGATTTTTCCAAAAGTTTTGTTGAGGCAATTCTAGGATGCCACATAACTAATCAAAATTTCTACAGTGAAGTTCTCAATAATATTTACGAGGAATTTTCGGTTGGGGAAATAGCAGAAATCTTCTCTGTTTGTCAGTGTAATGCAGGCGATTAAAAATATTTAGTCTCAGAAATAAACTGAGACTTTTTTTTGCTAACGCAATTATTAGTGACAAAAAATTGTCATCATTATTGGCAATTCTCAAAGGAGATTAATAACATGATACTCGAAAATCTAGGACTTTCTTTTGTTTTATTTATTGTTTATCTTTATTTCTTGTCTTGGCTGTTAGAAACACCTCCTACTCTAAGAGAAGAAAAACAAGATTTTTACTCACAAGTTTCTGAACTTTTAGCAGTGGAAGCGCCTCTCAACATTGCTGAAAGTCAAAAATCACAAGAAACCCAGATAGACACAAACTCTGCTGATAAAAATCAACCCCTAGTCAAATTATCTCAAAAATCTCAACTTACATCAATTTCCCTTCATGATGAAGTTAAAGAAATCATCGAAAATCTTAATTTCCGGGAACTTCGTCAACTTTGTCGTCCTCTTAGCATACAGCAAAAACGCAATGGTGTTGCCAAATCTAAACAACTAATTTTAGCCGAAATTAAACGAATCTGCAAAGAACAACCTGATGAAGTTTTAGTAGCAATAACAGCAAAAATACCTGAAAAACTTCAAAGTTTAGAGATTGCCAAAATATCATAGGAAAACTTTCTTGAGAAAATACTCAATATTTCTTTGAGTATTTTCTGAACCTGTTATCGGCTTACGCCTCATTTTTGATGACAATTACTCTACTCAAATATAAGCCATGAACATCAATGACCTTAAACAAACTCAAGATAATCTTAAGCAGCAAGGCGGAAACTTACTAGGTTCAATCATAAGTTGGAAAGTCACACCTGAACTACACATAAGCTGGAAACTGTTCCAACAACTTATTCAAATCAATCAGATTCCTTCATGTCTTCATCCTAACAAGAAAGCTTACCACTCAGCCTTCAAAAAAGCGGTTAGTAAGTGCCGAAAGGGGCTTAATGGTTATCTACTACGGTACATCAAAAGCAATAATCAAGAAATTGTTCTGGGAATAGTTTCGGAAAAAGCTGATGTGTATCAGGAAGTACTAGAGTATAATTGCGCTGCCATAGTCAAATTAGAAAATGACATAATCAGCGAAAAGCTTATTGACTCTACAACATTACCAGAAGAAGATTTCAACATCTTTCTAATTGAACTTAAGCAAGAGATTGAAAAACAAATTGAAGCTACAGCAGAAGATATCCGCTTGCTTCTCAGACGCTTTACGACTAAATTTTGTGTCAGAATCAATCCCAATGGTGGAGGATACTTTTGCCCTTCTCAATACCAAGACCTTCTCAACTCAATTAAACAACTAGTTAAGGATTGTGATGCTGAAAAGGTTTCTCAAGTCTATTCTTTTGAGCTTTATAATTCTCCTCAAAACCAAAATGATATGGGGATTATAGTTCAACAATCTTTAGAGGAGGAAATCAAATCTCTTGCAGAGGAAATCAATCAGTTCAAAACAGAAGCGGTAAAAGCTAAAACTTATGACCAAGGTCTAGAACTTCGTAATAAGAAAGTTAAAGAGTTGGAAACAAGAGTCAATATCTTTAAAGAAATCTTAGATTTTAAAGCATCTGAGCTGGAATTAAGTCTCTCCCAATTGCAATCTTCTCTAACCCTTGAAAATCCTCTTTTAAAAGACATACAAGAACTGGAAAACAGTTTAGAATCAGAACTAAATGAACTAGAAGAATCTTTGATTGATTTCTAATTTTACACAGTCATACAAGATGCTGAATTTAATTCGGCATCTTTTTTTCTTGGAGCATCTCTTCTAATTAGAATAAAGAAAGATAAATGGTTCTATGTCAGGTTATCGAAAAGGTATATCTAACTCAGATAATGATTGAGATACTCATTGAGAAGCTTTTTAAAGTAGTAACAAAAGTTGTCCTGGACTCTGAAAAACTTGAGTGTCAAAACTAAAACGACGTCCAAAGTTGTTTAGCAAGTTGTTTAAAAGTAACAACACCTCATTATCTGGTAAAATCTTAAGCTCATCTCTCAACTCCAGTCCTACAATTACTGAACGAATTGAACCCCGTTTTTCTGTAAGGCGATCGCGTAGCCCTTGCTTGGTAAGATCCCACTTCAGAAAAAAAATTAACAAATAGCGATAAACCTAACAAGGAAAAATGAATAACGAGAAGAAAGAAGAAGAATGACAGACCAAGCAGTATTGTATAGCAGAGAAAGAGTTGATTAGGATATTTGTTAAAGCTCAAACCTAAACATAACAACCTTTTTCCTCCAGCCTCCTGTTATATATTCTGCAAAAGAGGGGGTGGAGGCTGGAATAAAAGTGTACGACGGCTATCGTACTTTTATTAGTAATCTTTTAGATATAAAGGTTTATTTGGTGATAATTTATCAATTAGTAAATCATGTTTCACAAATTACTACAGCGAAGTATGACCGCCGGGGAGAAGATGCAGTTGTAGTATTTTAATACTAATAAATATTTCTTTTTAAATGGTTTGCAAATCAAGACAGGGCTATCTGCGGAAAAGCCGCAGATACAAAACTTAACAATAATTGTTTGTGTCGCCAAAAGATTATTGCTCACGAATAATGTGCACAGGAGATCGCCTAAATTAGGGGAGAGATGGTAGAAGCAGTTTGGGGTAATTAAATTCGTAACTATGTTTTTGATCTCTACCAAATGGTTAAAGATTTACGTACAGACGTAGAAACTACCGAAGTAACCGAGGTTTTTTACGGTGATTTAGACCATGCCTACTTACGTAGTTTATAATTTTAAATTAGTAAATCAAGTTTATTTCAAAAATAGATTAAAATAGTGATTAGTGAAGGAAAAAAAATATGAGTGGTAGAAAAGAACAACAAGTCCGAATTAATGAATCAGAGCTAAGACGCTTAAGACAACAAGAAAACCAACTTAAAATAGTTCAACAAGATTTACCTAAGCAATTAGAGCAAGCAAGAGAAAGTACAAGGCAAGAATTTCAGCAAAGAATAGCACACATAGAACAAAGATCGCAGCATCAACAACAAAACGTAAAACAGATGAAGAGTCAACTGGCTCAAATTGAACAGCAAAGTCAACAAAGACTTAATGAGCAACGTCAACAGTTTCAGTCTTCTCTTCAAGCTATGGAAATGAAACAAAAACAGCAGCGTCAGGAATATTTGCAATTAATTGAACAACAAACCCAAAACTTTTCCGAACTCTTAGAAACTGAGCGAGAAGCTAGAAAAATAGGTGAGCGTTTATTACAAGAGCAAATAGACGAAGTCGTCAATAATTTAGAGCAGCAACAAGCATTAGCTAGGGATTGGATAGCTGATGTTGAACAGATTTGGCAAAGTCTTCAAAGTGACTATGATTGTGAGCGTTTTGCTCCTGGTAAACTTGATATCCTACAACAAGAATTAAACTTAGCTCGTACTAATATTAAGCAGGGATTAGCTCAAGCAGCAATCTCAATGGTGCAAAGAACTTACTTAGAACTAACTGATTTAAGAATTGAACTTGAACAAAAAGAACGAATCTGGCAACTTTTCTATCAAGCAGCTTTAGAAGACTTAAGAAGCTTAATTACAGAAGTTCATGGTAATCGAGAGTATGTTATAGAAGCAGATACAGAAGGAGAAGCTCTAAAATTTCAAGTAGATTACTGGACTCAAGGAAAACTCAGTGAATATCAAAATCAATTAGAAAAGTTAGAAAAGCGCTTAATTGATGAGGAAAAAACCTTAACCACAGAAGCAGTAGAAGCAATTAGTAACCAAATTCAAACATTAGAACCAAGGTTAGCAGAAATTCTCGAAGAAGCAAGATTATCTATCTTAAGTTCTCAAGTGAGAGCAGAAATAGCAGAGCGAGTGGCTGAAGTTTTAGAACAATTAGGTTATAGTCTAGACACTTCTGGTTATGAAAATAAAGATTTACGGCGCAATTATGCAGTTAAAGTCAAAAATATTAGTGGGGATGAAGTGGTGACTATTATTAGTCCTGCTCAAGAATTTGGTAATAATACAGTTTCCATTAATACTTTTAGTAATATTTTAATAGATGAAAGTGCTACCCAAAGCAATGCACAAGCCATTTTTAGTTTATTAGCTCAAGAAGGAATTGAAGCATCCGGGTCAATGATTTGTGAGCAAAATCCCTTACCAGTGCAAGACATAGAAACAATGATCAATTCTGTGACCCCTATCGCTAAGCAAGAAACCGAATTGAAACAACAAAGAATTTAAGCACAGTTATGACAGTTGCAAGAGTTACAAGAGGACTAAATTTACAACGGGGAGACAGGTTTCTAGTACTTTATGGGGTTAATACCAATGATACTTTTTGTACTCCAAATTTATTACTACAAGATATAGAGCAAATTCTTCATAGTTATCTGCAAGATCATGGCTATGAAAGAATTTTGTTTTACACAGGAGTCAAAAAACTTTACTTTTTAGATGCTCAATCGCGAGAACGTTGTTTATCTGGTTCTAAATCTTCCCAAGTTGACCAAAAATTAGAAGCTAATCATCGTCCTTTTAAAGTCACTCCAGGACCATTAGGAAATAGACGATTGGTGGCAAAATCTAAATCTGTCTCTTCCCCAACTCAAACCTCATCTACAACACCACCAACACGTTTACAGGATGTAAGTATATTGTCTTACTTTCAAACAGCGATGACTGATTCTACCCAAAAATCAGCTATTGTCTTTTCTCAAGCTGAAGATTTAAATCAGTTTGACCAAAAAAGAGAATTATTTGGCAGGATGAATGATTGGTTTCGTTTACCTCCTAGTAATCAAAATCTTTGTATTTTTATTTTTGACCATGAAAATCTGACTCAACTGCAACGTTTTTGCCACCAAATCGGCTTTATTCTCTTATCTGAACAAATTGTCAATCGTAATCCTGTCACTCAAGATTATATTAACTTTGTCTATGTAGGTTCACCAGATCGTCAAGAAATAGAAGGGTTGCGAGATTACTTCCGTCTAACCCAAAAAAAAGTTGTGGACTGGAAAATAGCTAATTCTTTAAATCGTTGGTTAGCCGCAGAAAATCAAAGACTCAGTTATTGGTATGCTCGCTTTAATAATAGTTCAGAAATATCTTTAAAAGAAGCTAGAAACCAAGGCTGGTTGTCAGGAGATGTTAGGGAAACTCCCGCCTTAGAACGCTTAAACGCCATGATTGGCTTAAATTCAGTCAAAAAACTAATTTCAGTGCGTCAGAGTTTTTTACAAGTACAAATAGAACGACGTAAACAAGGACAAGACCTCAGTTCTCTTAGACTGCATTTAGTCTTTAAAGGTAATCCAGGGACGGGTAAAACTACGGTAGCTCGACTGATGGGGGAAATTTATCGGGATTTGGGATTACTTGAGCGTGGACACGTGATTGAAGTCACTAGATCCGACTTAGTAGCAGGTTATGTGGGACAAACGGCTATCCAAACTGATGATTATATTAATCGTGCTTTAGATGGTGTTTTGTTTATTGACGAAGCTTACACTCTTAGTGAAGGAGGGCAAGCAGATTTTGGACAGGAAGCGATCGATACCCTACTGCAAAGAATGGAAAGAGATAGAGAGCGCTTAGTAGTAATTGTCGCAGGTTATCCCGACAAAATAGATAATTTTTTAAAATCCAACCCAGGATTAAAAAGCCGTTTTAGTGCTGAAATTGAGTTTGAAGATTTTACAGAAGCAGAATTGTTAGCAATTTTTCAGTCACATTTAGACAAATTAAAGCTTTCTGTAGCACCTAATTTAGAAAAAGTTCTCCCTCAATTATTAGGGAATCTTTGTAATAGTCAAGACTTAGAGTTTGCTAATGCTAGAGGAGTCGAAAAAGTTTTTCAAATTCTTGATGAAAGACGAGCACATCGATTAGTACAAAAACAACTTAATCAAATCACCGAACCTTTTGAATTAGAAGATGTACCCAATGAATATCAATATTTGATTAGTAATAATGACCAAGAATTAAAGGATTTACTAACTCAATTAAATAGTTTGATAGGCTTAAATGTAGTAAAAATAGCTATTCAAGAAATCATCGCTACTCAACAAGCTAATCAACGTCTTCAATCTGTAGGAAAACTGGTTAAACAAGAAGAAACTCTCCATATGTTATTTCTGGGAAATCCAGGTACAGGAAAAACTACAGTAGCTCGTTTAATTGGTAAAATTTTTCAAGCTATGGGTCTTCTCAAGAAAGGACATTTTATCGAAGTCAATCGCAATGATTTAGTAGGTGCATACGTAGGACAGACAGAAGAGAAAACTAAACGAGTAATTGAATCAGCTTTGGATGGAGTTCTCTTTATTGATGAAGCTTATGCTCTCAGTCGTAGTAATTTTAGTAATGATTACGGGATACAAGTTATTGATACATTAGTACCAATGATGGAAAATTATCGAGATCGCTTAGTGGTAATTCTCGCGGGTTATACTCAAGAAATGCAGCAATTTTTAGCAGCTAATTCGGGGATTAGTTCGCGTATTGCTTACACTATAGATTTTCCTGACTATACAGCCGCAGAAATGTATCAAATCTTTGCCCGAATGTCTCAACAAAACAATTACACTTATAATAACAAGGTTGCAGAAGCAATGCAAGCAATTTTTGAGTGTCAGTTTCAATCTAGATCTGAAGTTTTCGGTAATGGTAGATATGTTAGGAATATTTACGAAAAGCTTGTTCGTGCTCAAAAAAACCGTATTATTAGAGATAATAGGTTGACAGAGACGGATTTAATGACTTTTATGATTGAAGATACTCAGGGTCTTATCTGATAAACAATATGAAAAAATGTCCTGTCTGTCAAACTGTTCATAATTCAGATAATGTTAATCAGTGTCAAACCTGTAGTTGGGATTTATCGGATTATTCTCTTGTTTTTCAAGGGATTCCCCCAGAATATGAGCAAAAATTACACTTACATTTGACTTGGGCTCAAAAAGTGTGGGAATATTATCAACAACAGTTGCTCGAAGTCCAAGAATTATCTCTAGTTAAACAAGAAAATCACCAGCTTTTACAAAGCATAGAACAGATTAAACAGGAGTTCACTAAAACTAAAGCTGATTATCAGCAAGAATGTGCACAGTTACAATCTCAACTAGAAAAAACGAATCAAAAGCAATCCGATTTAAGCATAGCGCTTCAAGAAACTAAGTCCCAAAAAACTAAATTAGAGGAGTTTTACTATGAGTTACAAGCACAGTTAAGTAAAACTCAGAGTGAACTAAGGACAGAAAGAGCACATTTTCAACAACAGTTAAATGAAGCTACACAAACTCATCAAAGTCAACAGCAACAGTTAGAGGGATTAACTAAAGAGGTAACTCAATTGCGAACTTCCTTAGAAAATAGTCAACAAAAAAACAAGGCACTAAATACGCTTTTGAAAAGTTATCAACAAGCTAATTTAGAACTTAGTAAAAAACTAGAAGAAGCTGAGTCTCAAATTAAGGATTTAAAATCTAAAATCCAAAAAGGCAAAATGCCTGATGATCCCTTCAATCCTTGGTAATCTATATTGAGATTTATAAATCAAAGGGGTCTTTTTTTGTAGATTGATTTTTGCTTGGGGAGTTGGGATCTACAAATTTTATATCTCTTTGCTGAAGAATTTGCAAAATTTCTGACATTAAATTGAAAGCATCATTCAGGAATGATTCTGCGTTTTTTAAATCTCTCAATAATTCCATGTTTTGCTTTGATTTCTTTAATAAGATTTGCACCATATTTACTTTTTTATTAATTAATTCTCGTTGAGTTTGTCCTAAATTTTGGTGCTCTGATAATAAATCCAGTAATTCTTTAAATTTATTTTTACCCCTTTGATAGGTATCGCGAAACTGGTTAATCCTTTCACTAGATACATAACTTTCTAGAAGAGTGTGACCAGCATCTTGTATTATACTTCCAGAGGAATTACTTCTATTAAAATCTTCTCGATAATGTATATTTGTATTAAAATTAGAATCTGAACCAGTAGGTGGTTGTGATTCTGTGTCACCATCTACCCAATTAGCCCAATTTTCGTCAATATTTTCCCTATTGACTTCTTCTTGATTTGGTGCATAATTAATATGTTCTCCAGTACTTTCTCTCTTATTTGTTCTACGTTTATCACGTTGAGTAATTATAGGAGGCTCTGGAGAACCTTTAGAAATAATTTCCCGTTGGGAATCACTAACGTTAAAAGCTGTTCCATTTAGAAAAGGGGTTTTAAAAAAGTCATTAACGGTTGCTAAGTTGGTACAAAAAGAGAGAATAGGAGAGGAATGATGTAACTGACTTAAACAAGCTTCTCGCCATAGACTTTCATCATGGTTTGGAGACCATAAATAAACAGATGCAGAGTCACGATAATTTAATTGTGAAGAATCAATGTCAGAATTATCTGTATCTGTTTTGATGATAATTGATTCTAGAGTTATCAATTCTTCCGAGTAAGGAATTTTTTCAGGCTCTCCTTGGTCATAAGTTTTTTGATTCCATTTTTTGATTATATACTCATACAATGGAGTATAGTGATTTAATTCCCTAGAAAAAATTGAGGGTAAGTCTAAATCTTTAATAACATAACCTACAAAAACGTAGATAGGTCTGCCTTGGATATCTTGGCTGTAGTCAACATCTTCTGTAGATTCTGATTGCTTTAGTAGTTCTCGTGCCATGCAAGTAACCCCTATTATATTTCTGCTTCCTCGCAAAAGCAGCCAGCGAGGATGATTGGGTAATCGCTCTGTCGCTTTCATGGTAACTTTTATATATTCTCCTACTTTTTGCAATATTTCAGGACTAAAATCTTCGGGAATAACTAGAAATCGAAAATCTTTCTCATAAGTTTTACCGTAAATCAAAGGCGCCCATTTTAGATTAGTCATTAGATTTGGATCTCCTTTCCACCTAGAAATAAAGGGGTATTTTCTAGTTCTTGAGCTAATAAAGCTATTTTTCTTTGCAACTCCTCTATCTGTTTTTGTTGATATGCAATCCCTTGAGAAGTTCTATCTATATCTGCACTATTAAACCATCGTTCAAACCAGTTACCACTTCTAAGTTGGTCCAATACGCTTTGTTGATTATCACGTTGTTCCTGTTCAGTTAAATAAAATTCTCTCAACTTAGCATAAACAGCAAAAACTAAAGGTAGGTGCATATTTTTAGGGTCAATTTCTCCACTAGCAATGTTTTCGGCTAATTCTTTCCCTAAACTCACTGGACAAATCATCACTAACCAACCAGAATTAGGAGTAAATAAAGGTGCAAACATTGTTTTAATATCTTCAATTACTTCCTTACGGCGATGAGCACATAAGTCATACTTAGTCAGTGTAATTACAATTGGGTAAGGTTTTTGCTCAGATGGTTTAATAATATTTCCTAATTCTATTAAATAGGGTATCATATTATTAACTTTCATTTTGCGCGCTTTTGACATTAGTTGCATCTGGTTAGCTGGTTCTTGCAGATACTCTCCGGAAATACAGAGAAAAACGCAATCAGACTTTTGAAGACGTTTTCTTAGAATTTGGGTATCTTCAGCGCTAGAATTATCAGTCATTGCCCCACCCCTATAGTCTAACCAATCAAAACTAATTAGGGGTTGCAGTGCATAGGTAAAGTAAAAAGCATAGGTTTGAGGGTCATTAGCAGTTGCAGGTGGCCAGCGATCTTCCCCTGTGACATCAATTAATCTATCCCATAAATCGGTTAATCTTAAATCTACATCAGGATCTTGAGCGCTTAAATTAAAACCTTGTACACCCATTTGCATAACGGAGTATAATCCGAGCATGTAACAGGTTTTTCCTGCACCTGTTGTGCCTAACATGGTAATTTTCATATTTTTATTCATCAATAATACCTCAATTTAGTCAAATATATAAAACGGATCTACGTTTTTGAGAACTTGGTTAGTTGTTTCGGTTTTCAATTTCTTTAGGGTTTGGAAATAATAGTCTATGTCATAATCTTTATTAATTATTGGTAATGAACGAAGATAGGCTTTTAAGGATTCAGCAGGTTGACGAATTAATTCATAATCACGTAAATTTTTTTCCGCTAGTTGTTGTTTTTCCTTAGCTAATTGTTTTTTAGTTGGTTCTCCACAAGCTTGGTCGAATATTTCAGTGAAGGCAGCTTTCCAACTTAGGCTTTCTTTTTCGTAATTTATGGCAGCGCCATTCAAGTCTTCATAGGATTGATAGAAAGTCTGAGCTTGAGATGTAATAGTTGTGTGCAGAACAAACAACAAAGGCAAGGGTATATTGAGTAATTTTGTCCCGCAGACGATGGGAATAAAAGACCCTGTAATTAAATGACTGTTATTGACGGCAGTAACTAAGCTTTCAAAGGGGGTCAACAATTGCTCAGTAAATTCAGGTACTAAATCAACTTTAGTCAATATAATACCTAAAGATAGAGGTTGAGCCAAG
This genomic window contains:
- a CDS encoding WGR domain-containing protein, whose translation is MPKQYSFWERGTRWYYCDISQDLFKNWLVCRVWGDKVSRRGGRKEHLCENLEEAEKLYQYVVKRRKSRKYEQKE
- a CDS encoding AAA family ATPase; the encoded protein is MTVARVTRGLNLQRGDRFLVLYGVNTNDTFCTPNLLLQDIEQILHSYLQDHGYERILFYTGVKKLYFLDAQSRERCLSGSKSSQVDQKLEANHRPFKVTPGPLGNRRLVAKSKSVSSPTQTSSTTPPTRLQDVSILSYFQTAMTDSTQKSAIVFSQAEDLNQFDQKRELFGRMNDWFRLPPSNQNLCIFIFDHENLTQLQRFCHQIGFILLSEQIVNRNPVTQDYINFVYVGSPDRQEIEGLRDYFRLTQKKVVDWKIANSLNRWLAAENQRLSYWYARFNNSSEISLKEARNQGWLSGDVRETPALERLNAMIGLNSVKKLISVRQSFLQVQIERRKQGQDLSSLRLHLVFKGNPGTGKTTVARLMGEIYRDLGLLERGHVIEVTRSDLVAGYVGQTAIQTDDYINRALDGVLFIDEAYTLSEGGQADFGQEAIDTLLQRMERDRERLVVIVAGYPDKIDNFLKSNPGLKSRFSAEIEFEDFTEAELLAIFQSHLDKLKLSVAPNLEKVLPQLLGNLCNSQDLEFANARGVEKVFQILDERRAHRLVQKQLNQITEPFELEDVPNEYQYLISNNDQELKDLLTQLNSLIGLNVVKIAIQEIIATQQANQRLQSVGKLVKQEETLHMLFLGNPGTGKTTVARLIGKIFQAMGLLKKGHFIEVNRNDLVGAYVGQTEEKTKRVIESALDGVLFIDEAYALSRSNFSNDYGIQVIDTLVPMMENYRDRLVVILAGYTQEMQQFLAANSGISSRIAYTIDFPDYTAAEMYQIFARMSQQNNYTYNNKVAEAMQAIFECQFQSRSEVFGNGRYVRNIYEKLVRAQKNRIIRDNRLTETDLMTFMIEDTQGLI